Proteins encoded together in one Streptomyces umbrinus window:
- a CDS encoding sensor histidine kinase has product MIDVRQAWRGRPGLAELAVATAAVALTVLVARAQRSGLSVYPQIGGGAPASLLEEVLPFHWALTGLSGIQPFAWAHTGSGSLVPLLACAALGLRRRRPAGLAVALIVLSTGWPVVVPLLIALFTVATMCPARTAWAVTAAALVPVPVALLLAPYPPGPLILATAVSAVTLVAGAVGWGLVVVGLRERAVRAETEATLRAEQARQHAREEIAREMHDVLAHRLSLLTMHAGALEYAPGAPPEQLAEAVGVIRHSATRALEDLQDVLKVLRAPVVGDHTEPPQPTRVDVAQLIAESRAAGVELHLRQRVDDSATMSPALARTAYRLLQEALTNHRKHAPGAPVTLVLEGGPATGLTIQVTNPLEPVAPADPARDSARAPGQGPTQGSVPNSKPNSVPGPVGDRAPSPVPGPAPNVVPGSGQGLIGMRERVDLAGGRLRHRTTPTDFHLDVWLPWTA; this is encoded by the coding sequence GTGATCGATGTGAGACAGGCCTGGCGTGGCCGTCCCGGGCTCGCGGAACTCGCCGTGGCCACGGCAGCCGTTGCCCTGACCGTGCTCGTGGCCAGGGCGCAGCGGTCGGGCCTGTCCGTCTATCCGCAGATCGGCGGAGGCGCCCCGGCAAGCCTGCTCGAGGAGGTACTGCCGTTTCACTGGGCGCTCACGGGACTCAGCGGCATCCAGCCCTTCGCCTGGGCACACACGGGATCCGGCAGCCTCGTACCCCTGCTCGCCTGCGCCGCACTGGGGCTGCGGCGACGCCGCCCCGCCGGTCTGGCGGTGGCCCTGATCGTCCTCAGCACCGGCTGGCCTGTGGTGGTGCCCCTGCTGATCGCCCTGTTCACCGTCGCCACGATGTGCCCGGCCCGTACGGCCTGGGCGGTCACCGCGGCCGCGCTCGTCCCGGTGCCCGTGGCCCTTCTGCTCGCCCCGTATCCCCCCGGGCCGCTCATCCTGGCGACCGCGGTGTCGGCCGTCACCCTGGTCGCGGGCGCCGTCGGCTGGGGTCTGGTCGTCGTGGGCCTGCGGGAGCGGGCGGTCCGCGCGGAGACGGAGGCGACGCTGCGGGCCGAGCAGGCGCGGCAGCACGCCCGGGAGGAGATCGCCCGGGAGATGCACGACGTGCTCGCACACCGGCTGTCGCTGCTGACCATGCACGCGGGCGCACTGGAGTACGCCCCGGGAGCGCCGCCTGAACAGCTCGCCGAGGCCGTGGGTGTGATCCGGCACAGCGCCACCCGGGCCCTGGAGGACCTGCAGGACGTACTGAAGGTCCTGCGCGCCCCCGTCGTGGGCGACCACACCGAACCGCCCCAGCCCACCCGCGTGGACGTGGCCCAGCTGATCGCGGAGTCCCGCGCCGCGGGCGTGGAGCTCCACCTCCGGCAACGGGTCGACGACTCGGCCACCATGTCGCCGGCCCTGGCCCGCACGGCCTACCGCCTGCTGCAGGAGGCCCTGACCAACCACCGCAAGCACGCGCCCGGGGCCCCGGTGACCCTCGTCCTTGAGGGCGGCCCGGCGACCGGACTGACCATCCAGGTGACGAACCCGCTGGAGCCGGTGGCGCCTGCCGACCCGGCACGGGACTCGGCGCGGGCCCCCGGGCAGGGTCCGACGCAGGGCTCCGTACCGAACTCGAAACCGAACTCCGTACCGGGCCCTGTGGGCGACCGCGCACCGAGCCCTGTGCCGGGCCCCGCACCCAACGTCGTACCGGGCTCCGGTCAGGGACTCATCGGCATGCGGGAGCGCGTCGACCTCGCGGGCGGCCGCCTGCGCCACCGCACCACACCCACCGACTTCCACCTCGACGTCTGGCTCCCATGGACGGCCTGA
- a CDS encoding response regulator transcription factor, translating into MDGLTPRIRLLVVDDDPLVRAGLRLMLSAADDIDVVAEAADGADVRALVDEHLPDLVLMDIRMPRMDGLAATAALRQRPRPPQVLILTTFTTDSYVLQALRAGAAGYVLKHTPPAQIVAAVRNVMAGEPVLSSAAVRQLIDTVTNPAGVPGPSRHEERKKAEAMLDRLGAREREVALAVAEGRTNAEIAAACHMSLPTVKAHVSHILTRLDLNNRVQIALLVYRAGLV; encoded by the coding sequence ATGGACGGCCTGACCCCCCGGATCCGTCTGCTCGTCGTTGACGACGACCCCCTGGTACGCGCCGGGCTGCGCCTCATGCTGTCGGCGGCCGACGACATCGACGTCGTCGCGGAGGCGGCCGACGGAGCCGACGTGCGCGCTCTCGTGGACGAGCACCTACCGGATCTCGTCCTCATGGACATCCGCATGCCGAGGATGGACGGTCTCGCCGCCACCGCGGCGCTCCGGCAGCGGCCGCGGCCTCCGCAGGTGCTGATCCTGACCACCTTCACCACCGACAGCTACGTACTGCAGGCCCTGCGCGCCGGAGCGGCGGGGTACGTCCTCAAGCACACGCCCCCGGCGCAGATCGTGGCGGCCGTGCGCAACGTCATGGCGGGAGAGCCAGTGCTGTCCTCGGCCGCGGTGAGGCAGCTGATCGACACCGTGACCAACCCCGCGGGCGTCCCCGGCCCGTCCCGCCACGAGGAACGGAAGAAGGCCGAGGCGATGCTGGACCGGCTCGGCGCCCGGGAGCGGGAGGTCGCCCTCGCCGTCGCCGAGGGCAGGACGAACGCGGAGATCGCGGCCGCCTGCCACATGAGCCTGCCCACGGTGAAGGCCCATGTCTCCCACATCCTGACGAGGCTCGACCTCAACAACCGCGTACAGATCGCGCTGTTGGTCTACCGCGCGGGCCTCGTCTGA
- a CDS encoding polysaccharide deacetylase family protein — translation MTRLRTPVFRAAVTLATGASLLLAGGCGTLHGVKAPHDARQAAAEEARETTKESGAQQSGADSPDCTVAKCVALTFDGGPSKPTPKLLDILKEKKVHATFFLQGKGHTDTYPDTVLRMSREGHETANHTWSHKVLTELSAEEIEAEMKPVQDDVRRITGRAPVLMRPPQGRTSDDVSAVMKKLGLAQILWSVTAKDYATTDTALITRRVLDQTRRDGIILLHDRYKGTVPAVPGIIDSLRRRGYTIVTVSQLLAPAAPEPGTIYRP, via the coding sequence GTGACGCGGCTCCGAACGCCGGTCTTCCGGGCCGCGGTCACGCTCGCGACCGGCGCCTCGCTCCTCCTGGCCGGCGGGTGCGGCACCCTCCACGGCGTGAAGGCCCCGCACGACGCCCGTCAGGCCGCCGCCGAGGAAGCCCGTGAGACCACCAAGGAATCCGGAGCACAGCAGAGCGGTGCCGACAGCCCCGACTGCACCGTCGCGAAGTGCGTCGCGCTCACCTTTGACGGCGGCCCGAGCAAGCCCACCCCGAAACTCCTCGACATCCTGAAGGAGAAGAAAGTGCACGCGACTTTCTTTCTTCAGGGAAAGGGGCACACGGACACCTATCCGGACACGGTTCTGCGGATGTCCAGGGAAGGGCACGAGACGGCGAACCACACCTGGTCCCACAAAGTGCTCACGGAATTGAGCGCCGAGGAGATCGAGGCGGAGATGAAGCCCGTGCAGGACGATGTGCGGCGCATCACGGGCCGCGCCCCGGTCCTGATGCGGCCGCCGCAGGGGCGGACCAGTGACGACGTGTCGGCCGTGATGAAGAAGCTGGGCCTGGCCCAGATCCTGTGGAGCGTCACGGCCAAGGACTACGCCACGACGGACACCGCCCTGATCACCCGGCGGGTGCTGGACCAGACGAGACGCGACGGGATCATCCTGCTGCACGACCGCTACAAGGGAACCGTTCCGGCCGTGCCGGGCATCATCGACTCCCTGCGCCGGCGCGGCTACACCATCGTGACGGTCTCCCAGCTCCTGGCGCCCGCGGCACCGGAGCCCGGGACCATATACCGGCCCTGA
- the fabG gene encoding 3-oxoacyl-ACP reductase FabG, whose amino-acid sequence MEQATGRSVFVTGGNRGIGLATARGFAAAGDRVTVTYRGEEPPPASAGFLAVRCDVTDSQQVDRAFKVAEAAHGPVTVLVANAGTTQDRLLVRMTEEDFTSVVDTNLTGAFRVARRAVRGMLRAGHGRIVLISSTAALHGAAGQTNYAASKAGLVGFARSLTHELGPRDITCNVVAPGLTETDMSRALTEEQRGNLLRQTPAGRLARPEEVADAVAFLVGAGYVRGAVIPVDGGAGLGH is encoded by the coding sequence ATGGAACAGGCGACGGGCCGGTCGGTCTTCGTGACCGGGGGGAACCGGGGGATCGGGCTGGCCACGGCCCGCGGCTTCGCGGCGGCGGGGGACCGGGTCACGGTGACGTACCGCGGTGAGGAGCCGCCGCCCGCGTCCGCCGGATTCCTCGCCGTACGCTGTGATGTGACGGACAGTCAGCAGGTGGACCGGGCCTTCAAGGTGGCCGAGGCGGCCCACGGTCCGGTCACCGTCCTGGTCGCCAACGCGGGCACCACCCAGGACCGGCTGCTGGTGCGGATGACGGAGGAGGACTTCACCTCCGTCGTCGACACCAACCTCACGGGGGCCTTCCGGGTCGCCCGGCGCGCGGTGCGCGGAATGCTCCGCGCGGGCCACGGACGTATCGTCCTGATCTCCTCGACGGCGGCACTGCACGGCGCCGCCGGGCAGACCAACTACGCGGCGTCGAAGGCGGGTCTGGTCGGTTTCGCCCGGTCGCTGACCCACGAACTCGGCCCCCGGGACATCACCTGCAACGTGGTGGCACCCGGTCTGACCGAGACGGACATGAGCCGTGCGCTCACCGAGGAGCAGCGCGGGAACCTGCTGCGGCAGACCCCCGCCGGCCGGCTGGCCCGGCCCGAGGAGGTCGCCGACGCGGTGGCGTTCCTGGTCGGCGCGGGGTATGTGCGCGGCGCGGTGATCCCGGTCGACGGGGGTGCGGGGCTGGGGCACTGA
- a CDS encoding lysyl oxidase family protein: MTSKRSQTSRTSQGSQTGQGSQEGRTRLQRATLAAGAALTVVVAGAGAAPGAGAAQESTAGKPKLKLIAATNSVTLDRYDWDGASGVFLDLGTYVSVDDAPLEFKVTRKSYKDPVVAQQILRDGTSTKTKALPAGLVKDFSGLPGFIDVSIKNAAGEEVSNTQGTFCPNNASGRIRPDAPATSKYPQSCPTNPFTLGSVWGVEKGWASNTSTIDYDKPVDLPVGEYTAKVGVSKQYRDLFGIPDDQHIIKLTVRSEGEGGEGVAASRSSAHGGGHGGHGTPSAKDPAAAAAAAAHHYGPRGADAPTPPALSHALEDRGLAHHLGDGPGHTDGSRIAPALKPAAKRPSGRAGVPANVPKPDLRSLPAWDIAVTDGEDGDAPGKDYLAFSANVWNAGPAPLVVDGFRSPGKDLMDSYQYFYDADGKQVGYTPSGTMEWDPRVGHEHWHFTDFASYRLLSEDQTKEVRSGKEAFCLANTDAVDYTVKNANWHPENTDLSTACGQQNSISVREVLDVGSGDTYTQYRPGQSFDITDLPNGTYYIQVIANPENRLQETNTKNNVALRKVVLAGDPGARTVTVPPHDLINAP; this comes from the coding sequence ATGACCAGCAAGAGAAGTCAGACCAGCCGGACGAGTCAGGGAAGTCAGACAGGCCAGGGAAGCCAGGAAGGTCGCACCCGTTTACAGCGTGCGACGCTCGCGGCGGGAGCCGCGCTCACCGTCGTCGTCGCGGGGGCCGGGGCCGCTCCGGGCGCCGGGGCCGCACAGGAGAGCACGGCGGGCAAGCCGAAGCTCAAGCTGATCGCCGCGACGAACTCCGTGACGCTGGACCGCTACGACTGGGACGGCGCCTCCGGCGTCTTCCTGGACCTCGGCACGTACGTCTCGGTCGACGACGCGCCCTTGGAATTCAAGGTGACCCGGAAGTCGTACAAGGACCCGGTCGTCGCCCAGCAGATACTCCGCGACGGAACGAGCACGAAGACGAAGGCGCTGCCCGCCGGGCTGGTGAAGGACTTCTCCGGGCTGCCCGGCTTCATCGACGTGTCGATCAAGAACGCGGCGGGCGAGGAGGTGTCGAACACCCAGGGGACCTTCTGTCCGAACAACGCCTCGGGGCGGATCCGTCCGGACGCCCCGGCGACCTCGAAGTATCCGCAGAGCTGCCCCACCAATCCCTTCACGCTGGGTTCGGTGTGGGGCGTCGAGAAGGGCTGGGCGTCCAACACCAGCACGATCGACTACGACAAGCCGGTGGACCTGCCGGTGGGTGAGTACACCGCCAAGGTCGGGGTGTCCAAGCAGTACCGCGATCTGTTCGGCATCCCCGACGACCAGCACATCATCAAGCTGACGGTGCGGTCGGAGGGCGAAGGCGGGGAGGGAGTGGCCGCCTCGCGGTCCTCCGCCCACGGAGGCGGGCACGGCGGCCACGGCACACCGTCCGCCAAGGACCCCGCCGCGGCGGCCGCTGCGGCCGCCCACCACTACGGCCCCCGCGGCGCAGACGCACCCACCCCGCCCGCGCTCTCCCACGCGCTCGAAGACCGTGGCCTGGCGCACCACCTGGGCGACGGACCCGGACACACCGACGGCTCGCGCATCGCGCCCGCGCTGAAGCCGGCCGCCAAGCGGCCCAGCGGCCGTGCCGGTGTCCCGGCCAACGTGCCCAAGCCCGACCTGCGTTCGCTCCCCGCCTGGGACATCGCCGTCACCGACGGCGAGGACGGCGACGCCCCGGGCAAGGACTACCTCGCCTTCAGCGCCAACGTCTGGAACGCGGGTCCCGCGCCGCTCGTCGTGGACGGATTCCGCAGCCCGGGCAAGGACCTGATGGACTCCTACCAGTACTTCTACGACGCCGACGGCAAGCAGGTCGGGTACACGCCCAGCGGCACCATGGAGTGGGACCCGCGCGTCGGCCATGAGCACTGGCACTTCACGGACTTCGCCAGCTACCGGCTGCTGAGCGAGGACCAGACCAAGGAGGTGCGCAGCGGCAAGGAGGCGTTCTGCCTGGCCAACACCGATGCCGTCGACTACACGGTGAAGAACGCCAACTGGCACCCGGAGAACACCGACCTGTCGACCGCCTGCGGTCAGCAGAACTCGATCTCCGTCCGTGAGGTCCTCGACGTCGGCTCCGGCGACACGTACACCCAGTACCGTCCCGGCCAGTCCTTCGACATCACCGACCTGCCGAACGGCACGTACTACATCCAGGTGATCGCCAACCCGGAGAACCGCCTCCAGGAGACGAACACCAAGAACAACGTCGCGCTGCGCAAGGTCGTCCTGGCCGGTGACCCGGGCGCCCGTACCGTGACGGTCCCGCCGCACGACCTGATCAACGCCCCGTAA